One Theropithecus gelada isolate Dixy chromosome 20, Tgel_1.0, whole genome shotgun sequence DNA segment encodes these proteins:
- the GPR139 gene encoding probable G-protein coupled receptor 139 isoform X2 — MQMPQVPDKIIEVLEFSSIHTSIWITVPLTIDRYIAVCHPLKYHTVSYPARTRKVIVSVYITCFLTSIPYYWWPNIWTEDYISTSVHHVLIWIHCFTVYLVPCSIFFILNSIIVYKLRRKSNFRLRGYSTGKTTAILFTITSIFATLWAPRIIMILYHLYGAPIQNRWLVHIMSDIANMLALLNTAINFFLYCFISKRFRTMAAATLKAFFKCQKQPVQFYTNHNFSITSSPWISPANSHCIKMLVYQYDKNGKPIKVSP; from the coding sequence ATGCAGATGCCTCAAGTCCCCGACAAGATCATAGAAGTGCTGGAATTCTCATCCATCCACACCTCCATATGGATTACTGTTCCATTGACCATTGACAGGTATATCGCTGTCTGCCACCCACTCAAGTACCACACGGTCTCATACCCAGCACGCACCCGGAAAGTCATTGTAAGTGTTTACATCACCTGCTTCCTGACCAGCATCCCCTATTACTGGTGGCCCAACATCTGGACTGAAGACTACATCAGCACCTCTGTGCATCACGTCCTCATCTGGATCCACTGCTTCACCGTCTACCTGGTGCCCTGCTCCATCTTCTTCATCTTGAACTCAATCATTGTGTACAAGCTCAGGAGGAAGAGCAATTTTCGTCTCCGTGGCTACTCCACGGGGAAGACCACTGCCATCTTGTTCACCATTACCTCCATCTTTGCCACACTTTGGGCCCCCCGCATCATCATGATTCTTTACCACCTCTATGGGGCGCCCATCCAGAACCGCTGGCTGGTGCACATCATGTCCGACATTGCCAACATGCTAGCCCTTCTGAACACAGCCATCAACTTCTTCCTCTATTGCTTCATCAGCAAGCGGTTCCGCACCATGGCAGCCGCCACGCTCAAGGCCTTCTTCAAGTGCCAGAAGCAACCTGTACAGTTCTACACCAATCATAACTTTTCCATAACAAGTAGCCCCTGGATCTCACCGGCAAACTCACACTGCATCAAGATGCTGGTGTACCAGTATGACAAAAATGGAAAACCTATAAAAGTATCCCCGTGA